TAGTCACAATGCCATACGAATTTCTTCCAAGACCTATAAAAGGGCAAACGGTGAAAGTTCTAGACAGAGAAGGGAAATACATATGTGATGGAAAAGTAATAAGTATTCTAGATGGTAAATTTCAAGATAAAACTGCAGCAGTTAGCATAGAAGTGCCGAAAGGATTACATAACGAAGCTAGAAATTTCATTGTGGAGGATTCAATTTATGTGTGAAGAAAATATAATTATATGTAGATGTGAAGATATTACTCTAAAAGAGATTAGGGAGCTCATTAATAAAGGATACACAACGGTAGAGGAAATAAAAAGGATTACTAGAGCTGGTATGGGTCCTTGTCAGGGTAAAACATGCGGCTTATTAATTGCCAAAGAAATTTCAAAAATGACCAATAAGCCCATGGAAGAAATTGATTTACAAAATATTAGACCTCCCTACGGAGGAGTAAAATTTGAAGAAAT
The window above is part of the Petrotoga sp. 9PW.55.5.1 genome. Proteins encoded here:
- a CDS encoding (2Fe-2S)-binding protein — encoded protein: MCEENIIICRCEDITLKEIRELINKGYTTVEEIKRITRAGMGPCQGKTCGLLIAKEISKMTNKPMEEIDLQNIRPPYGGVKFEEILTDRL